From the Lentimicrobium sp. L6 genome, one window contains:
- a CDS encoding glycoside hydrolase family 47 protein: MDNIYNRHSISFTETMKCLYLTFTLEDGIFVFEDYIFTTEYHPLMWFFWLG; encoded by the coding sequence ATTGATAATATATACAATAGGCATTCTATCTCCTTTACTGAAACCATGAAGTGTTTATACCTGACTTTTACCTTAGAGGATGGTATATTTGTATTCGAGGACTATATTTTCACTACAGAATATCATCCATTAATGTGGTTTTTTTGGTTAGGATGA
- a CDS encoding tetratricopeptide repeat protein: MRRIFLISLMVIFWSLSWAQSFYNIDSLEMVLDQKNDPQVKITILTELSNILLTYNPEQALDYSEQILEIAELNRQPQFKLRAYLQLSEIYLSMTELVLSTEFALKARDLAENMSLDNEYAESLLLLSKNYTELGEYEKPSALNYQALAIFEEQNNVKGMVKVLGHIGFLYSALGNTEKALEYDLQSLKVAREINDLIGISRGLNNVAVVYSNMGEFESFRTYIKEAIKINKKIGHQLWLGINYANLGYINLIEDQYDSSFHYYRKAEALFLELNNTPKLAVTYTSISAYYSEISDEEMSLVYASKAIEIAEKGHLKQYIYEAAQRLHTIYISKGDSSNAYKYSLKEFQTKDSLNIENSITKLSKLELLYEHEKLIQEEKNIRQKQVFFYIIIGTILLFVLVLWIVVLFNRRRLEKIERQKLEAEIHLKNKELTSNVMSLMRKNEILSDMADNLLKIREKAVKDETKLAIIKIAEELQKSTEDDVWDEFELRFKQVHSAFYEKLLKRFPDLSPNEQKICAFLRLNMSTKEISELTGQRASTIEMARTRLRKKLGIANTSVNLITFLSQV; this comes from the coding sequence ATGAGAAGGATATTTCTGATAAGCTTAATGGTCATTTTTTGGAGTCTTTCATGGGCACAATCATTTTATAATATTGATAGTCTGGAAATGGTATTAGATCAAAAAAATGATCCCCAAGTTAAAATAACCATTTTAACTGAGCTGTCTAATATTCTGTTAACTTATAACCCAGAGCAAGCTCTAGATTACTCCGAACAAATTCTTGAAATTGCTGAACTCAATAGGCAACCCCAATTTAAATTGAGAGCCTATTTACAACTAAGTGAGATTTATTTAAGTATGACAGAGCTTGTGTTGTCCACTGAGTTTGCTTTAAAGGCTCGGGACTTAGCTGAAAATATGAGTTTAGATAATGAATATGCGGAGTCATTATTACTATTGTCGAAAAACTATACTGAATTAGGTGAATATGAAAAGCCATCCGCTTTAAACTATCAAGCTCTTGCCATATTTGAAGAACAAAACAATGTGAAAGGCATGGTTAAGGTTTTGGGCCATATAGGTTTTCTATATTCAGCATTGGGGAATACGGAAAAAGCATTGGAATATGATTTGCAATCTTTAAAGGTTGCTCGTGAAATAAATGATTTAATTGGTATTTCAAGGGGCCTCAATAATGTAGCTGTGGTGTATTCTAATATGGGAGAGTTCGAAAGTTTTAGAACTTATATTAAAGAAGCCATAAAGATCAATAAAAAAATAGGCCACCAATTATGGTTGGGAATAAATTATGCCAATCTGGGTTATATTAATCTAATTGAAGACCAATATGATTCTTCATTTCACTATTATAGAAAGGCTGAAGCTCTTTTTTTGGAACTAAATAATACTCCTAAACTTGCAGTGACCTATACCAGTATCTCTGCTTATTATTCTGAAATTTCAGATGAGGAAATGAGTTTGGTATATGCTTCCAAAGCTATTGAAATAGCTGAAAAAGGTCATTTAAAACAATATATCTATGAAGCCGCACAAAGGTTGCATACTATATATATATCTAAAGGGGACTCTAGCAATGCCTATAAATATAGTTTAAAAGAGTTTCAAACGAAGGATAGTCTAAATATAGAAAACAGTATTACCAAGCTATCAAAACTAGAATTGCTCTATGAACATGAAAAATTAATACAAGAAGAAAAGAACATTAGGCAAAAACAAGTTTTCTTTTATATCATTATTGGAACCATCCTCCTTTTTGTGCTTGTGTTGTGGATTGTTGTTCTGTTTAACAGACGCCGATTAGAAAAAATTGAACGGCAAAAACTTGAGGCAGAAATACACTTAAAAAACAAAGAACTCACTTCCAATGTAATGAGCTTAATGCGTAAGAATGAGATTCTATCTGACATGGCAGATAATCTTTTGAAAATTCGAGAAAAGGCCGTGAAAGATGAAACCAAATTGGCTATTATAAAAATAGCTGAAGAATTGCAGAAATCAACCGAAGATGATGTTTGGGATGAGTTTGAACTCAGATTTAAACAAGTTCATAGTGCATTTTACGAGAAATTGCTAAAGCGCTTTCCTGATTTATCGCCCAATGAACAAAAAATATGTGCTTTTCTGAGGTTAAATATGTCTACCAAAGAAATATCCGAATTAACAGGGCAACGAGCAAGCACAATTGAAATGGCACGAACTCGCCTACGAAAAAAACTGGGCATCGCCAACACATCTGTTAACCTTATTACCTTCCTTTCGCAGGTATAG